A genomic window from Phoenix dactylifera cultivar Barhee BC4 chromosome 7, palm_55x_up_171113_PBpolish2nd_filt_p, whole genome shotgun sequence includes:
- the LOC103719041 gene encoding potassium transporter 10-like has product MDLEGGLSSGPSKRDSWRAVLSLAYQSLGVVYGDLSTSPLYVYKSTFAQDIQHSETNEEIYGVLSFVFWTLTLVPLLKYVFIVLRADDNGEGGTFALYSLLCRHARVGFLPNGQLADEELSAYKKGDGVGSGGGRRAEAAARVRRLLEKHQVLQRCLLVLALIGTCMVVGDGVLTPALSVFSAVSGLELSVSREQHKYVEVPVACLILVCLFALQHYGTHRVGFLFAPIIITWLLCISVIGVYNIFHWNPHVYRALSPYYMYKFLKKTQRGGWMSLGGILLCITGSEAMFADLGHFSQLSIKIAFTFVVYPSLILAYMGQAAYLSRHHTIESDYRIGFYVSVPERIRWPVLAIAILAAVVGSQAIITGTFSIIKQCSALGCFPRVKIIHTSSKVHGQIYIPEINWILMVMCLAVTVGFRDTKRMGNASGLAVITVMLVTTCLMSLVIVLCWHKSIFAAVCFILFFGTIEVLYFSASLIKFLEGAWVPIALSFIFMIIMYVWHYGTLKKYEFDVQNKVSINWLLSLGPTLGIVRVKGIGLIHTELVSGIPAIFSHFVTNLPAFHQVLIFLCIKSVQVPFVRPEERFLVSRIGPKEYRLYRCIVRYGYHDVHKDDLEFEKDLVCSVAEFVRSGGSEPNSIVAESAKDEERMAVVGAGVRLCKEDGEPADVTSPSDSREIQSPVIATRKKVRFMLPESPKMGAGVREELQELMEAREAGMAFILGHSYVRAKSGSGWFKRLVIDVVYDFLRRNSRGPGYAVSIPHASTLEVGMIYHV; this is encoded by the exons ATGGATCTCGAGGGCGGCCTCAGCTCCGGTCCCTCCAAG AGGGATTCTTGGAGGGCGGTGCTGAGTTTGGCGTACCAGAGCCTGGGGGTGGTGTACGGGGACCTAAGCACGTCGCCGCTGTACGTGTACAAGAGCACCTTCGCGCAGGACATCCAGCACTCGGAGACGAACGAGGAGATCTACGGCGTGCTCTCCTTCGTCTTCTGGACCCTCACCCTCGTCCCGCTCCTCAAGTACGTCTTCATCGTCCTCCGCGCCGACGATAACGGCGAGGGAGGCACCTTCGCGCTCTACTCCCTCCTCTGCCGCCACGCCCGCGTCGGCTTCCTCCCCAACGGCCAGCTCGCCGACGAGGAGCTCTCGGCGTACAAGAAGGGGGACGGTgtcggcagcggcggcggccgccgggcggaggcggcggcgagGGTGAGGAGGCTGCTGGAGAAGCACCAGGTGCTGCAGCGGTGCTTGCTGGTGCTGGCGCTGATAGGGACGTGCATGGTCGTCGGGGATGGTGTCCTCACCCCGGCTCTTTCTG TTTTTTCGGCGGTGTCGGGGCTCGAGCTTTCGGTGTCCAGAGAGCAGCATAAAT ATGTGGAAGTTCCTGTTGCTTGTCTTATACTGGTTTGCTTGTTTGCTCTGCAACATTATGGTACCCATCGGGTTGGATTCCTGTTCGCGCCAATCATCATTACTTGGCTTCTGTGTATCAGTGTGATTGGAGTTTATAACATTTTCCATTGGAACCCTCATGTTTATCGGGCACTTTCTCCTTACTACATGTACAAGTTTTTGAAAAAGACTCAAAGAGGAGGTTGGATGTCCTTGGGTGGAATCCTATTATGCATAACAG GTTCTGAAGCTATGTTTGCCGATCTAGGACATTTTTCACAGTTATCAATAAAG ATTGCTTTTACTTTTGTGGTTTATCCATCATTGATCCTAGCATATATGGGACAAGCTGCTTATCTGTCTAGACATCATACTATTGAAAGTGACTATCGAATTGGATTCTATGTATCCGTACCAG AGCGGATAAGGTGGCCAGTTTTGGCAATAGCTATACTTGCAGCTGTTGTCGGAAGCCAAGCCATTATCACTGGCACTTTTTCCATCATCAAACAGTGCTCTGCTTTGGGCTGCTTTCCTAGAGTAAAGATAATTCACACATCATCTAAAGTACATGGACAAATATACATCCCGGAGATCAACTGGATCTTAATGGTCATGTGCTTGGCTGTAACTGTTGGTTTCAGAGACACAAAGCGCATGGGTAATGCATCAG GCTTGGCAGTTATAACTGTGATGCTAGTCACCACCTGCTTGATGTCCCTGGTGATAGTCTTGTGTTGGCATAAGAGCATCTTTGCGGCTGTATGTTTCATTCTCTTCTTTGGCACCATTGAAGTGCTCTATTTCTCGGCTTCTCTTATTAAGTTCTTGGAAGGAGCTTGGGTACCCATTGCCCTCTCCTTCATTTTCATGATTATCATGTATGTCTGGCACTATGGCACCCTTAAGAAATATGAGTTTGATGTCCAAAATAAGGTTTCCATCAACTGGCTCCTCAGCCTGGGTCCTACTCTTGGAATCGTTCGTGTGAAAGGgattggcctcatacatactgagcTTGTGTCAGGAATACCAGCCATCTTCTCCCATTTCGTCACCAACCTCCCTGCATTCCACCAG GTCCTCATCTtcctctgcatcaagtcagtcCAAGTGCCATTCGTCCGGCCAGAGGAGCGGTTCCTTGTGAGTCGAATTGGCCCCAAAGAATACAGGCTCTATAGGTGCATCGTCCGCTATGGATACCATGATGTCCACAAGGATGACTTAGAGTTTGAGAAGGATCTAGTTTGCAGCGTAGCAGAGTTCGTAAGGTCGGGGGGTTCTGAGCCCAATAGCATAGTGGCAGAGTCTGcaaaggatgaagagaggatgGCTGTTGTTGGAGCTGGAGTCCGGTTGTGCAAGGAGGATGGGGAGCCAGCGGATGTGACGAGCCCCTCAGATTCTAGAGAGATACAGTCGCCTGTGATTGCAACAAGGAAAAAGGTGAGGTTCATGCTGCCCGAGAGCCCAAAAATGGGTGCTGGGGTGAGGGAGGAGCTGCAAGAGTTGATGGAGGCAAGGGAAGCTGGAATGGCATTCATACTTGGGCATTCCTATGTCAGGGCAAAGAGCGGCTCAGGTTGGTTCAAGAGGCTGGTGATCGATGTTGTATATGATTTTTTGAGGAGGAATAGTAGGGGTCCGGGATATGCAGTTAGCATCCCTCACGCATCCACTCTGGAGGTTGGGATGATCTACCATGTCTGA